From Micromonospora sp. NBC_01699, a single genomic window includes:
- a CDS encoding copper resistance CopC family protein — MRSTPLVTVRAACRLLAVALGATIVLAVTGAPASAHGQLAVSDPVAGATLSRPMQALELYFTEAPTANAYFTLTTPSGVRVDAGWQPGPDKRLDRPVTELNLVNGKWEPKLYHTGYSAFVQVSHWPEKGEYTASYLSVASDSEPVRGTVKFSYSGAPTAAPQGWTAPTNAADPALLAAAENPDRPASANPGAVTGSSTAPAAPVPDTASGATDDGSPMVWLLPVLLLVGVAVIVGLTLRPRRTARINTGPANRRRPVTTAAARRAAAARKAATGSRSTGKAQPSRKRGNR; from the coding sequence ATGCGATCGACCCCCCTGGTCACCGTCCGCGCGGCATGCCGCCTGCTCGCCGTCGCGCTCGGCGCCACGATCGTGCTCGCCGTGACCGGCGCGCCCGCGTCGGCCCACGGTCAGCTCGCCGTCTCCGACCCGGTTGCCGGCGCCACCCTGTCGCGGCCGATGCAGGCGCTGGAGCTGTACTTCACCGAGGCTCCCACCGCCAACGCGTACTTCACCCTGACGACACCGAGCGGCGTACGGGTCGACGCCGGTTGGCAGCCCGGTCCGGACAAGCGGCTCGACCGCCCGGTCACCGAACTGAACCTGGTCAACGGCAAGTGGGAGCCGAAGCTCTATCACACCGGATACTCCGCGTTCGTCCAGGTTTCGCACTGGCCGGAGAAGGGCGAGTACACCGCCAGCTATCTCTCGGTCGCCTCCGACAGCGAGCCCGTACGCGGAACGGTGAAGTTCTCCTACTCCGGGGCGCCGACCGCCGCGCCGCAGGGCTGGACCGCACCGACGAACGCCGCCGACCCGGCCCTGCTCGCCGCCGCCGAGAACCCGGACCGGCCGGCCTCGGCCAATCCCGGCGCGGTTACCGGCAGCAGCACCGCACCGGCGGCGCCGGTTCCGGACACCGCGAGCGGCGCCACCGACGACGGCAGCCCGATGGTCTGGTTGTTGCCGGTGCTGCTCCTCGTCGGCGTGGCGGTCATCGTGGGCCTGACCCTGCGACCCCGGCGGACGGCACGGATCAACACCGGGCCGGCGAACCGCAGGCGACCGGTCACCACCGCCGCGGCCCGCCGTGCGGCGGCGGCCAGGAAAGCGGCGACCGGCTCCCGGTCCACCGGAAAGGCACAGCCGTCACGCAAACGCGGCAACCGCTGA
- a CDS encoding coiled-coil domain-containing protein, with the protein MTAPLRRWFTPALALVTTLLMVAPFSAPALAAPATPPGPAESDTPLLSEVLEATGRRYLEAKAALDASKKRQAVLATELGKAEAQIEELTPQIAEIAARSYRTGKLGAVSALLNSASPDLFLQRAVAMDEMNAVNDQKLRELNAARELAERAKALADAEVKEQEKQATVMARQKQDAERSLALVGGKRLTNGFVNANSPVAKAAPRTASGGWPRESCSKDDPTTGGCITPRTLHAYNEVKKAGFNRFVGCHRNGGPFEHPKGRACDWSLLNSGFASARNQDQRLYGNNLTAFLVRNAEQLGILYVIWYKQIWFPATGWKSYSGESDHTDHVHMSML; encoded by the coding sequence ATGACGGCACCCCTCCGCCGATGGTTCACGCCTGCCCTGGCATTGGTCACGACCCTGCTCATGGTGGCACCGTTCTCGGCTCCGGCCCTCGCCGCGCCGGCTACCCCGCCCGGGCCGGCCGAGTCCGACACGCCACTGCTGAGTGAGGTTCTTGAGGCGACCGGTCGCCGCTACCTCGAAGCGAAGGCCGCGCTCGACGCCTCGAAGAAGCGACAGGCCGTCCTCGCCACCGAGTTGGGGAAGGCCGAGGCGCAGATCGAGGAGCTGACCCCCCAGATCGCCGAGATCGCCGCCCGCTCCTACCGCACCGGCAAGCTCGGCGCCGTATCGGCGCTGCTCAACAGCGCCTCCCCGGACTTGTTCCTGCAACGGGCGGTCGCGATGGACGAGATGAACGCGGTCAACGACCAGAAGCTGCGCGAGCTCAACGCCGCCCGCGAACTGGCCGAACGTGCCAAGGCTCTGGCCGACGCCGAGGTCAAGGAGCAGGAGAAGCAGGCGACGGTGATGGCGCGGCAGAAGCAGGACGCCGAACGCTCACTCGCCCTGGTCGGCGGCAAGCGACTGACCAACGGCTTCGTCAACGCGAACTCGCCGGTGGCGAAGGCCGCCCCGCGTACGGCCAGTGGCGGTTGGCCGAGGGAGTCGTGCAGCAAGGACGACCCGACCACCGGAGGCTGCATCACCCCGCGCACGCTGCACGCGTACAACGAGGTGAAGAAGGCCGGCTTCAACCGTTTCGTCGGCTGTCACCGCAACGGTGGACCGTTCGAGCACCCGAAGGGCCGCGCCTGCGACTGGTCCCTGCTCAACAGCGGATTCGCTTCCGCCCGCAACCAGGACCAGCGGCTGTACGGCAACAACCTCACCGCGTTCCTGGTCCGCAACGCAGAGCAGCTCGGCATTCTCTACGTCATCTGGTACAAGCAAATCTGGTTCCCCGCCACTGGCTGGAAGTCCTACAGCGGCGAGAGCGACCACACCGACCACGTACACATGTCCATGCTCTAA
- a CDS encoding MarR family winged helix-turn-helix transcriptional regulator, with translation MAANGERWLSEREQRAWRSFITMQMELQSRLNRQLLADTGLSESDYAVLVHLSEAPGMRLRIFQLRAHLQWEKTRLTHHLGRMARRGLVEREPCVTDPRGAFILITDTGLQEITRAAPKHVSHVRRWVVDVLTPEQLDALAEISDIVRAGFEQDTEPEPCDTETADPFDAEPVPGDH, from the coding sequence GTGGCGGCGAACGGGGAACGGTGGCTCAGTGAGCGGGAGCAGCGTGCCTGGCGTTCCTTCATCACGATGCAGATGGAGTTGCAGAGCCGGCTGAACCGCCAACTGCTCGCCGACACCGGACTCTCCGAGAGCGACTATGCCGTGCTGGTCCACCTCAGCGAGGCGCCCGGGATGCGGCTGCGGATCTTCCAGCTCCGGGCCCACCTCCAGTGGGAGAAGACCCGGCTCACCCACCACCTGGGGCGGATGGCCCGGCGCGGGCTGGTCGAGCGGGAGCCGTGTGTCACCGACCCCCGGGGCGCGTTCATCCTGATCACCGACACCGGTCTCCAGGAGATCACGCGGGCCGCACCGAAACACGTGTCGCACGTACGGCGCTGGGTGGTCGACGTACTCACTCCCGAGCAACTGGACGCCCTCGCGGAGATCTCCGACATCGTGCGGGCCGGATTCGAGCAGGACACCGAACCCGAACCCTGCGACACCGAAACCGCCGACCCGTTCGACGCGGAGCCCGTGCCCGGCGACCACTGA
- the manD gene encoding D-mannonate dehydratase ManD: protein MKIIAADVFVTCPGRNYVTLKITTDDGLVGYGDATLNGRELSVASYLRDHLVPLLVGRDAARISDTWQYLYRGAYWRRGPVTMTAIGAVDVALWDIKGKAAGLPVYQLLGGAARDGVTVYGHASGAGIDDAVADVARFLEAGYRAVRVQSAIPGLTSTYGIRVGGGLTYEPAAHDRPAEDVWDTAAYLDFVPKLVAATRDQLGYGFHLLHDVHHRLTPIEAARLGKSLEPYRMFWIEDSTPAEDQSAFRLIRQHTVTPLAVGEVFNTIWDCKDLISERLVDYIRTSVPHTGGITHTKRVFDFADTYGVKSGSHGAGDVSPIGIAAALHLDLTIPNFGIQEYMDHLDPAGEVFQAGYRFADGMLHLGDEPGIGVRFDEEAAARYPYTPRYLPVNRLADGSMHDW, encoded by the coding sequence ATGAAGATCATCGCCGCCGACGTCTTCGTCACCTGCCCCGGCCGCAACTACGTCACCCTGAAGATCACCACGGACGACGGCCTGGTCGGGTACGGCGACGCCACCCTCAACGGCCGTGAGTTGTCCGTCGCGTCGTACCTGCGGGATCATCTCGTTCCGCTGCTGGTCGGGCGGGACGCGGCCCGGATCTCCGACACCTGGCAGTACCTGTACCGGGGCGCCTACTGGCGGCGGGGTCCGGTGACGATGACCGCCATCGGCGCCGTCGACGTGGCCCTGTGGGACATCAAGGGCAAGGCCGCCGGCCTGCCGGTCTACCAGCTCCTCGGCGGGGCGGCCCGGGACGGTGTCACGGTCTACGGCCACGCCAGCGGCGCCGGGATCGACGACGCGGTGGCCGACGTGGCCCGCTTCCTGGAAGCCGGTTACCGGGCGGTCCGGGTCCAGTCCGCGATCCCCGGACTCACCTCGACCTACGGTATCCGGGTCGGCGGCGGCCTGACCTACGAGCCGGCCGCGCACGACCGGCCGGCCGAGGACGTCTGGGACACCGCCGCCTACCTCGACTTCGTGCCGAAGCTCGTCGCCGCCACCCGCGACCAGCTCGGCTACGGCTTCCACCTGCTGCACGACGTGCACCACCGGCTCACCCCGATCGAGGCGGCCCGGCTCGGGAAGTCGCTGGAGCCGTACCGGATGTTCTGGATCGAGGACAGTACGCCGGCCGAGGACCAGTCGGCGTTCCGGCTGATCCGGCAGCACACCGTCACCCCGCTGGCGGTCGGGGAGGTCTTCAACACGATCTGGGACTGCAAGGACCTGATCTCCGAGCGGCTGGTCGACTACATCCGTACGTCGGTGCCGCACACCGGTGGGATCACCCACACCAAGCGGGTCTTCGACTTCGCCGACACCTACGGCGTGAAGTCGGGCTCGCACGGGGCGGGCGACGTCTCGCCGATCGGCATCGCCGCGGCGCTGCACCTGGACCTGACGATCCCGAACTTCGGCATCCAGGAGTACATGGACCACCTCGACCCGGCCGGTGAGGTGTTCCAGGCCGGCTACCGGTTCGCCGACGGGATGCTGCACCTCGGTGACGAGCCGGGCATCGGTGTCCGGTTCGACGAGGAGGCCGCCGCGCGGTACCCGTACACGCCCAGGTATCTGCCGGTGAACCGGCTCGCCGACGGCTCGATGCACGACTGGTGA
- a CDS encoding erythromycin esterase family protein, with amino-acid sequence MQVHRLGGPGDFDPLLAHVGRARVVMLGEASHGGYDYYRLREQFTRRLIAECGFNFVAVEGDWPDCDRVHRSVTAAPGADTDPQVALERFERWPTWMWANAEVARFCHWLRAWNSDRAEPDRVGFHGLDVYSLWDSMRAIFDYLGEDDPAAVAAAREAYRCFEPYGQQVEEYGLASRFVSASCEDEVIRLLAAVRARAASDGADRFAAWQNAEVVAGAERYYRAMVAGGPQSWNVRDTHMADTLDRLLDRYGPDTRAVVWAHNTHIGDARATDMADAGMTNLGQLARERHGADEVTLVGFGGYQGTVVAAPRWGAPAEIMTVPPARPGSLEDRMHGMLPERALLVLSHGDRPEWLNEPADHRAIGVVYDPSFEEWGNYVPTRLADRYDAFIWCDQTTAVHELQAFAEPGELETYPAGL; translated from the coding sequence ATGCAGGTGCACCGGCTCGGGGGACCGGGCGACTTCGATCCGTTGCTGGCCCACGTCGGCCGCGCCCGAGTGGTGATGCTGGGCGAGGCGAGCCACGGCGGGTACGACTACTACCGGCTGCGCGAGCAGTTCACCCGCCGGCTGATCGCCGAGTGCGGGTTCAACTTCGTGGCCGTCGAGGGCGACTGGCCCGACTGCGACCGGGTACACCGCTCGGTGACCGCCGCACCGGGCGCCGACACCGACCCGCAGGTCGCGCTGGAGCGGTTCGAACGCTGGCCCACCTGGATGTGGGCCAACGCCGAGGTGGCCCGGTTCTGCCACTGGCTGCGCGCCTGGAACTCCGACCGGGCGGAGCCGGACCGGGTCGGCTTCCACGGGCTCGACGTCTACAGCCTGTGGGACTCGATGCGGGCGATCTTCGACTACCTCGGTGAGGACGACCCGGCCGCGGTGGCCGCCGCCCGGGAGGCTTACCGCTGCTTCGAGCCATACGGGCAGCAGGTCGAGGAGTACGGGCTGGCCAGCCGGTTCGTCTCGGCCAGTTGCGAGGACGAGGTGATCCGACTGCTGGCAGCCGTACGGGCCCGCGCCGCGTCCGACGGGGCGGACCGGTTCGCCGCGTGGCAGAACGCCGAGGTGGTGGCGGGCGCGGAGCGGTACTACCGGGCCATGGTGGCGGGCGGCCCGCAGTCGTGGAACGTACGCGACACGCACATGGCGGACACCCTGGACCGGCTGCTGGACCGGTACGGGCCGGACACCCGGGCGGTGGTCTGGGCGCACAACACCCACATCGGCGACGCGCGGGCCACCGACATGGCCGACGCCGGCATGACCAACCTCGGCCAGTTGGCCCGTGAGCGGCACGGGGCCGACGAGGTGACCCTGGTCGGCTTCGGCGGCTACCAGGGAACGGTGGTCGCCGCGCCGCGCTGGGGCGCACCGGCCGAGATCATGACCGTGCCGCCGGCCCGCCCCGGCTCGCTGGAGGACCGGATGCACGGCATGCTGCCCGAACGGGCGCTGCTCGTGCTCTCCCACGGCGACCGTCCGGAGTGGCTGAACGAGCCGGCCGACCACCGGGCGATCGGGGTGGTCTACGACCCGTCGTTCGAGGAGTGGGGCAACTACGTACCTACCCGGTTGGCCGACCGGTACGACGCGTTCATCTGGTGCGACCAGACCACCGCCGTACACGAATTGCAGGCCTTCGCGGAGCCGGGCGAGCTGGAGACGTACCCGGCGGGGCTCTGA
- the erm gene encoding ErmE/ErmH/ErmO/ErmR family 23S rRNA (adenine(2058)-N(6))-methyltransferase produces MAPRQPVNRPHQPAGTARHPDNEPPPPARQPESGPSPLTRQPDNGPPSAAGAARQAGRQPGRNTERDRSRRVLSQNFLHHPDAVRQIVAAARPGPDDLVVEVGAGRGVLTRALAARSGRVLAYEIDPYLVPVLADTCAPLTNVTCLAEDFLAARAPDEPYAVVGNIPWALTAGVVDRCLRAPRLTSATLLTQLEYARKRTGDYGRWSRLTVLTWPSLHWRLAGRVPRSAFRPVPRVDAGILRLDRRVSPLVAPALLPAYQRLVELGFGGEGGSLYGSLRRRYPRSRLDAACRATRLAVDTPVGFVWPEQWLALFRLLQPYAPD; encoded by the coding sequence GTGGCACCTCGCCAACCCGTCAACCGACCGCACCAACCCGCCGGGACCGCCCGGCACCCTGACAACGAGCCACCCCCGCCCGCGCGGCAACCCGAGAGCGGGCCGTCCCCACTCACGCGGCAACCCGACAACGGGCCACCCTCGGCCGCCGGGGCCGCCCGGCAAGCGGGCCGTCAGCCGGGCCGGAACACCGAGCGTGACCGGTCCCGTCGCGTACTGTCGCAGAACTTCCTGCATCATCCCGACGCCGTCCGGCAGATCGTGGCCGCCGCCCGGCCCGGACCGGACGACCTGGTCGTCGAGGTGGGCGCCGGGCGCGGGGTGCTGACCCGGGCACTGGCCGCGCGGTCCGGCCGGGTGCTGGCGTACGAGATCGACCCGTACCTGGTCCCGGTGCTGGCCGACACCTGCGCACCGCTGACGAACGTCACCTGCCTGGCCGAGGATTTCCTCGCCGCCCGCGCACCCGACGAGCCGTACGCGGTGGTGGGCAACATCCCGTGGGCGCTGACCGCCGGGGTGGTCGACCGGTGCCTGCGGGCACCCCGGCTCACCTCGGCGACCCTGCTCACCCAACTGGAGTACGCCCGCAAACGCACCGGTGACTATGGCCGGTGGAGCCGGCTCACGGTGCTCACCTGGCCGTCGTTGCACTGGCGGCTGGCGGGCCGGGTGCCCCGGTCGGCGTTCCGTCCCGTACCCCGGGTGGACGCGGGCATTCTCCGGCTGGACCGGCGGGTCAGTCCACTGGTGGCACCGGCGCTGTTGCCGGCGTACCAGCGGTTGGTGGAGCTGGGTTTCGGTGGCGAGGGCGGTTCGCTGTACGGGTCGCTGCGCCGACGCTATCCACGGTCGCGACTCGACGCCGCCTGCCGGGCGACCCGGCTGGCCGTCGACACCCCGGTCGGGTTCGTCTGGCCGGAGCAGTGGCTGGCCCTGTTCCGCCTGCTCCAGCCGTACGCCCCGGACTGA
- a CDS encoding Gfo/Idh/MocA family protein, translating to MLRFGLFGTGHWAAETHAAALAAHPKAQLAGIWGRDHDKTRALGQRYGVPAFDDVDELIETVDAVSVALPPDIQADIAVQAAIAGKHLLLDKPLALSLPDAERVMSATARAGVASLVFFTNRFHPNVAGFLSSTAAAGGWYGARATMFASIFEPGNPYGASPWRRERGALWDIGPHALSIIVPVLGRVTQVSALDGPRDTIHLMLAHVTGATSTLSLTLNAAPAARTFDFVFYGENGVESVPSGNGTAVEALSLALDQLVEDVDSGARDHPCDVRFGREVVAVLDAAEAARRQSRTVRLPG from the coding sequence TTGCTACGGTTCGGGCTGTTCGGCACGGGTCACTGGGCCGCCGAGACACACGCGGCGGCGCTCGCCGCGCACCCGAAGGCGCAACTCGCCGGCATCTGGGGCCGTGACCACGACAAGACCAGGGCGCTGGGCCAGCGGTACGGCGTACCGGCCTTCGACGACGTGGACGAGTTGATCGAGACGGTCGACGCGGTCTCCGTGGCGCTACCGCCGGACATCCAGGCTGACATAGCGGTCCAGGCCGCCATCGCCGGCAAGCACCTGCTGCTGGACAAGCCGCTGGCGCTGAGCCTGCCCGACGCGGAGCGGGTGATGAGCGCCACCGCGCGGGCCGGGGTGGCGTCGCTGGTCTTCTTCACCAATCGGTTCCACCCGAACGTGGCCGGATTCCTCAGCTCGACCGCGGCCGCCGGCGGCTGGTACGGCGCCCGCGCCACCATGTTCGCCTCGATCTTCGAGCCGGGAAACCCGTACGGCGCGTCGCCGTGGCGGCGGGAGCGGGGCGCGCTCTGGGACATCGGCCCGCACGCCCTGTCGATCATCGTGCCGGTGCTCGGCCGGGTGACCCAGGTGTCCGCGCTGGACGGCCCACGCGACACCATCCACCTGATGCTCGCCCACGTCACCGGCGCGACCAGCACCCTCTCGCTGACCCTGAACGCGGCACCGGCGGCCCGGACCTTCGACTTCGTCTTCTACGGCGAGAACGGGGTGGAAAGCGTGCCGAGCGGGAACGGCACCGCCGTGGAGGCCCTCTCGCTGGCCCTGGACCAGTTGGTCGAGGACGTCGACTCCGGTGCCCGGGACCACCCGTGTGACGTACGGTTCGGCCGGGAGGTGGTGGCCGTACTCGACGCCGCCGAGGCGGCCCGCCGGCAGAGCCGTACGGTCCGGCTGCCGGGCTGA
- the fabG gene encoding 3-oxoacyl-ACP reductase FabG: protein MSEQPTVESEQSRVAIVTGAARGIGAATARRLATDGLAVAVVDLDESAAAATVESIVAAGGRALAVGADVVDPEQVQAAVERVAAELGAPAVLVNNAGVLRDNLLFKMTDADWDTVLGVHLRGAFLFTRAVQKHMVKQRWGRIVNLSSTSALGNRGQANYAAAKAGLQGFTKTLAIELGPFGITANAVAPGFIVTDMTAATAARIGVDFDDFQRAGAAEIPVRRVGRPEDVAHTISYLASEGASFVSGQVIYVAGGPRD from the coding sequence ATGTCGGAACAGCCCACTGTCGAGTCGGAACAGTCCCGCGTCGCCATCGTCACCGGCGCCGCCCGAGGCATCGGGGCGGCCACCGCCCGGCGGCTCGCCACCGACGGCCTGGCCGTCGCCGTGGTGGACCTGGACGAGTCGGCCGCCGCGGCGACCGTGGAGTCGATCGTCGCGGCCGGTGGCCGGGCGCTCGCGGTCGGTGCCGATGTGGTCGACCCGGAGCAGGTGCAGGCGGCGGTCGAGCGGGTCGCCGCCGAACTGGGCGCGCCCGCCGTGCTGGTGAACAACGCCGGGGTGCTCCGGGACAACCTGCTGTTCAAGATGACCGACGCGGACTGGGACACCGTACTGGGCGTCCACCTGCGCGGCGCCTTCCTGTTCACTCGGGCGGTGCAGAAGCACATGGTCAAGCAGCGCTGGGGCCGGATCGTCAACCTGTCCAGCACCTCCGCCCTGGGCAACCGGGGGCAGGCCAACTACGCGGCGGCCAAGGCCGGGTTGCAGGGCTTCACCAAGACCCTGGCGATCGAGCTGGGGCCGTTCGGCATCACCGCGAACGCGGTGGCGCCCGGCTTCATCGTGACCGACATGACCGCCGCGACCGCCGCCCGGATCGGGGTCGACTTCGACGATTTCCAGCGGGCCGGTGCCGCCGAGATCCCGGTCCGCCGGGTCGGCCGGCCGGAGGACGTGGCGCACACCATCTCGTACCTGGCCAGCGAGGGGGCGTCGTTCGTCTCCGGTCAGGTGATCTACGTGGCGGGCGGCCCGCGCGACTAG
- a CDS encoding alpha-amylase family protein, which translates to MGDRWYSEAVVYCLDIDTYADSDGDGVGDLRGLIGRLDYLARLGVTCLWLHPIHPSPNKDDGYDATDFYNVDPRFGTLGDFAELLHQARNRGIRVIIDLVVNHTSDEHPWFRSARSSPDSPYRDWYVWSDEAPPDRKQGMVFPGEQDETWSYDRTAKSWFYHRFYRFQPDLNMANPAVREEIKKIVSFWLQLGVSGFRIDAVPFIIELTEPGNPDSPKDFEFVTELRQHAQWRRADAVLLAEANVEPAQLVHYFGDRGGSANRLHMLFDFMLNGRLVLALARQDPEPIIEALRDTPELPYGGQWATFLRNHDEIDLSRLTAEQRDQVFEQFGPDEGMRLYGRGIRRRLAPMLGGDRRRIELAYALQFSLRGTPVLRYGEEIGMGEDLSLDGRDAIRTPMQWSFQDNAGFSAAEPEHLIRPVITGGEYGYERVNVTAQRHDPGSLLSWFERMIRTLREAPEVGSGRCTDLDRVMPPGVLAHRADGPSGTMLFLHNLGTSDAVVDLGDLYAEADLPGDVLADQEYAPVGKLDALAVAGYGYRWIRLHRGPGMLG; encoded by the coding sequence ATGGGTGACCGGTGGTATTCCGAGGCAGTCGTCTACTGCCTCGACATTGACACGTACGCGGACTCGGACGGCGACGGGGTCGGCGACCTTCGCGGGCTGATCGGCCGGCTGGACTACCTGGCCCGGCTCGGGGTCACCTGCCTGTGGCTGCACCCGATCCACCCGTCGCCGAACAAGGACGACGGTTACGACGCCACCGACTTCTACAACGTCGACCCGCGCTTCGGCACCCTCGGCGACTTCGCCGAACTGCTGCACCAGGCCCGGAACCGGGGCATTCGGGTGATCATCGACCTGGTGGTGAACCACACCTCGGACGAGCACCCGTGGTTCCGGTCGGCCCGCTCGTCGCCGGACTCGCCGTACCGGGACTGGTATGTCTGGTCCGACGAGGCGCCGCCGGACCGCAAGCAGGGCATGGTCTTCCCCGGCGAGCAGGACGAGACGTGGAGCTACGACCGCACCGCGAAGTCCTGGTTCTACCACCGGTTCTACCGGTTTCAGCCGGATCTGAACATGGCCAACCCGGCGGTACGCGAGGAGATCAAGAAGATCGTCTCGTTCTGGCTCCAGCTCGGTGTCTCCGGGTTCCGGATCGACGCCGTGCCGTTCATCATCGAGCTGACCGAACCGGGCAACCCGGACTCGCCCAAGGACTTCGAGTTCGTCACCGAGCTGCGCCAGCACGCGCAGTGGCGCCGGGCCGACGCGGTCCTGCTGGCCGAGGCGAACGTCGAACCGGCCCAGCTCGTGCACTACTTCGGCGACCGGGGCGGCTCCGCCAACCGGCTGCACATGCTGTTCGACTTCATGCTCAACGGGCGCCTGGTGCTCGCCCTGGCCCGGCAGGACCCGGAGCCGATCATCGAGGCGTTGCGGGACACCCCCGAGTTGCCCTACGGCGGGCAGTGGGCCACCTTCCTGCGCAACCACGACGAGATCGACCTGTCCCGGCTCACCGCCGAGCAGCGCGACCAGGTGTTCGAGCAGTTCGGCCCGGACGAGGGGATGCGCCTGTACGGCCGGGGCATCCGGCGGCGGCTGGCCCCGATGCTCGGTGGCGACCGGCGGCGGATCGAGCTGGCGTACGCGTTGCAGTTCTCGCTGCGCGGCACACCGGTGCTGCGCTACGGCGAGGAGATCGGGATGGGGGAGGACCTGTCGCTGGACGGGCGGGACGCGATCCGTACCCCTATGCAGTGGTCGTTCCAGGACAACGCCGGCTTCTCCGCCGCCGAGCCGGAGCACCTGATCCGCCCGGTCATCACCGGCGGCGAGTACGGCTACGAGCGGGTGAACGTGACCGCGCAACGGCACGACCCGGGTTCGTTGCTGTCCTGGTTCGAGCGGATGATCCGTACGCTGCGGGAGGCCCCGGAGGTCGGCTCGGGCCGGTGTACGGACCTGGACCGGGTGATGCCGCCGGGGGTGCTGGCGCATCGAGCCGACGGCCCGAGCGGCACGATGCTGTTCCTGCACAACCTCGGTACGTCCGACGCGGTGGTGGACCTCGGCGACCTGTACGCCGAGGCGGATCTCCCCGGTGACGTGCTCGCCGACCAGGAGTACGCCCCGGTCGGCAAGCTCGACGCGCTGGCCGTGGCCGGGTACGGCTATCGCTGGATCCGGTTGCACCGCGGCCCGGGCATGCTGGGTTAA
- a CDS encoding DedA family protein, with protein MLVSTAAEPTEMGGLTGWVASVIDTLGPFGVGLLVALENLVPPVPSEIVLALAGYLAGEGGANVFVMGVAATVGSVVGALALYWVGAVLGEERLKRWLDRIPLVDADDLDRADRWFERYGSWAVLLGRMVPVVRSLVSVPAGANRMPIGRFLALTTLGSGIWNSIFIGLGFALGSRWQQIDRYSTWFDLALLAGFVLVVSTWVLKRVRRRRSRRPESRDRAERTPVR; from the coding sequence ATGTTGGTCAGCACCGCGGCGGAGCCGACCGAGATGGGCGGGCTGACCGGGTGGGTGGCCTCGGTCATCGACACGCTGGGGCCGTTCGGGGTCGGCCTGCTGGTCGCCCTGGAGAATCTCGTGCCGCCGGTCCCGAGCGAGATAGTGCTCGCGCTGGCCGGCTACCTGGCCGGCGAGGGCGGCGCGAACGTCTTCGTGATGGGGGTCGCGGCGACGGTCGGCTCGGTGGTCGGGGCGCTGGCGCTCTACTGGGTCGGCGCGGTCCTCGGCGAGGAGCGGCTCAAGCGTTGGCTCGACCGGATCCCGCTGGTCGACGCGGACGACCTGGACCGGGCCGACCGCTGGTTCGAGCGGTACGGCAGTTGGGCGGTGCTGCTCGGCCGGATGGTGCCGGTGGTCCGCAGCCTGGTCTCGGTGCCGGCCGGCGCCAACCGCATGCCGATCGGCCGGTTCCTGGCATTGACCACGCTGGGCAGCGGAATCTGGAACTCGATCTTCATCGGGCTCGGGTTCGCGCTCGGCTCGCGCTGGCAGCAGATCGACCGGTACAGCACCTGGTTCGACCTGGCACTGCTCGCCGGCTTCGTACTCGTCGTCTCGACCTGGGTGCTCAAGCGGGTCCGCCGCCGCCGGTCACGGCGCCCGGAGAGCCGGGACCGGGCCGAACGTACGCCGGTCCGCTGA